A stretch of DNA from Bacillota bacterium:
GCCCTGTTTTCCGATTACCTTTCCTACATCTTCGGGAGCAACCCGCAGCTCTACCACAACCGATTTTTCCTGCTCCACTAATTTAACGTTGACCGCTTCCGGGTTGTCTACCAGGGCTTTGGCCAAAATCTCCACGAGTTCTTTCATAAATTAGCCCCTTCCTTTTCCCCCGCCGGCAATGATGTTGCCGCGAATAAA
This window harbors:
- a CDS encoding KH domain-containing protein produces the protein MKELVEILAKALVDNPEAVNVKLVEQEKSVVVELRVAPEDVGKVIGKQGRIARAIRQVVKAAAAKSRKKVVVEIL